Proteins encoded by one window of Branchiostoma floridae strain S238N-H82 chromosome 6, Bfl_VNyyK, whole genome shotgun sequence:
- the LOC118418602 gene encoding DNA replication complex GINS protein PSF2-like, with product MDPSEVEFLAEKEMVHIVPNFSMDRMYLIGGDIGPFNPGLPVQIPLWMAINLKQRQKCRIQPPDWMDVEKLQEKKEEEEGSEFFKPMLNKHYMEVAQLLLTHATDDIPRADEVRTLIKDIWDIRTAKLRTSVDKFVSEQESHAQLDDLSLMEINTMRQFLTQALDHMHQLRAPQGGATQHTQE from the exons ATGGACCCTTCAGAAGTAGAATTCCTGGCTGAGAAGGAGATGGTACACATCGTGCCCAACTTCTCCATGGACAGGATGTATCTTATTGGG gGTGATATCGGTCCCTTCAACCCCGGTCTCCCTGTGCAGATCCCCCTGTGGATGGCCATCAACCTGAAACAGCGACAGAAGTGCAGGATACAGCCTCCTGACTGGATGGATGTGG AAAAACTACaggagaaaaaagaagaagaagagggcTCAGAGTTCTTCAAGCCCATGCTGAACAAGCATTACATGGAAGTGGCACAACTCTTACTCACACA TGCAACAGATGATATCCCGAGGGCAGATGAGGTCAGGACTCTGATCAAGGATATCTGGGACATCCGGACAGCCAAGCTGCGCACCTCTGTGGACAAGTTCGTCTCAGAGCAGGAATCCCACGCTCAG CTGGATGACCTTTCTCTGATGGAAATCAACACGATGAGACAGTTCCTGACACAGGCACTGGATCACATGCACCAACTGCGAGCACCACAAGGGGGCGCCACTCAACATACACAGGAATGA